Proteins encoded within one genomic window of Humulus lupulus chromosome 1, drHumLupu1.1, whole genome shotgun sequence:
- the LOC133794227 gene encoding probable amidase At4g34880, giving the protein MATKLSPKHFPYLLTSLLLILLSESVNGFSIKEATIYDIQQAFKHNNLSSRQLVEFYLEEIYRLNPVLNAVIEINPDALYQADKADYERKNHAYGSFSGIHGIPVLLKDNIGTKDYLNTTAGSFALLGSVVPRDAGVVTKLRKAGAIILGKASLSEWAGFRSTIAPNGWSARGGQGKNPYVLSADPCGSSSGSAISVAANLVAVSLGTETDGSILCPASFNSVVGIKPTPALTSRAGIIPVTPRQDTVGVLGRSVADAVYVLDTIAGFDRHDTSTKKALKFLPHGGYKQFLNSYGLKGMRLGIVRNPFFTSGIGYRQLQAFEYHFQTLRERGAILIDDLEIANIDVILNFTLSGEAVATLAEFKLSINYYLSSLVVSPVRTLADIIAFNLKYSDLEMTQEFEQDIFLAAQATNGLGKAELAAELNLKKLSREGLAKLMWEKKLDALVSPGGVDINRVLAIGGFPGISVPAGYDNEGVPFGIVFGGLKGSEPKLIEIAYDFEQATNIRKPPTFRP; this is encoded by the exons ATGGCCACCAAATTATCACCAAAACACTTTCCTTATCTGCTCACTTCATTGCTTCTAATACTTCTATCGGAGTCCGTAAATGGTTTCTCAATCAAAGAAGCTACAATTTATGATATCCAACAAGCCTTCAAGCATAACAATCTGAGTTCGAGACAACTCGTTGAGTTTTACCTCGAAGAAATCTACAGACTCAACCCGGTCCTTAATGCCGTGATAGAGATCAACCCAGACGCGCTTTACCAGGCAGACAAGGCTGATTACGAGCGAAAAAACCATGCTTATGGATCCTTTTCAGGGATCCATGGCATTCCCGTTCTTCTTAAGGACAACATTGGAACCAAGGATTATCTTAACACCACTGCCGGCTCGTTCGCATTACTTGGCTCCGTCGTGCCACGAGACGCAGGCGTCGTGACTAAGTTAAGGAAAGCTGGAGCTATCATATTAGGGAAGGCCAGCTTGAGCGAGTGGGCTGGCTTTAGGTCCACCATTGCTCCCAACGGCTGGAGCGCTAGAGGTGGCCAAGGAAAG AATCCCTACGTGCTATCGGCGGATCCTTGTGGGTCAAGTAGCGGGTCGGCCATATCGGTGGCGGCTAACCTTGTGGCAGTGTCACTGGGAACTGAGACTGATGGCTCAATTCTGTGCCCTGcaagttttaactcggttgtgGGCATTAAACCAACTCCTGCGCTCACTAGCCGAGCAGGGATTATTCCAGTCACTCCTAGACAAGACACTGTTGG GGTACTAGGGAGGTCAGTGGCGGATGCAGTTTACGTGCTTGATACTATTGCAGGCTTTGATCGTCATGACACCTCAACCAAAAAAGCATTGAAATTCCTTCCACATGGAGGCTATAAACAATTTCTTAACTCTTATGGTCTCAAGGGAATGAGATTGGGGATAGTGAGAAATCCCTTCTTTACTTCTGGAATTGGATATCGCCAACTTCAAGCTTTCGAGTATCATTTCCAAACACTAAG GGAAAGAGGCGCAATTTTGATTGACGATCTGGAAATAGCAAACATTGATGTTATATTGAATTTTACATTGAGTGGAGAAGCAGTAGCAACACTGGCTGAGTTCAAACTAAGTATAAATTATTATCTATCAAGCCTGGTGGTTTCCCCTGTAAGAACCTTAGCAGATATTATAGCCTTTAACCTAAAGTACTCAGATTTG GAAATGACTCAGGAGTTTGAGCAAGACATATTTCTGGCCGCCCAAGCCACAAATGGGCTTGGAAAGGCTGAGTTAGCAGCAGAGCTTAATTTGAAAAAATTGTCAAGAGAAGGATTGGCTAAGTTGATGTGGGAGAAGAAGCTAGATGCTTTGGTGAGTCCTGGTGGAGTTGATATTAATAGAGTGCTTGCTATTGGAGGCTTCCCTGGAATTAGTGTCCCTGCTGGATATGACAATGAAGGAGTGCCCTTTGGCATCGTCTTTGGAGGACTAAAGGGGTCTGAGCCAAAGCTAATTGAGATCGCATATGACTTCGAGCAAGCTACTAACATTAGGAAGCCTCCTACTTTTAGACCTTGA